A single window of Nematostella vectensis chromosome 4, jaNemVect1.1, whole genome shotgun sequence DNA harbors:
- the LOC116614758 gene encoding uncharacterized protein LOC116614758 isoform X1, whose translation MNRRRNRGNFPSKGKSGRCFIATCPKRGKFFKRLDNHLSSLHRGVSRAENDNLSHRNQDDQDGSRKMEMCLLCGEQFLQLRHHLKNKHNLSLRKYRHQTGKKDETKVEKKEKQECHEKKLEFGEEGDETEGKESGERNENDKVKVSDMLEEEEMDKEMVEEDEMNGKTGGDSFEREMVEDEEMAEKEDMYKKTEEDRFVMKLFDEEAVAEKVDTYKKTEEGSTFVRRLFDEEEADEKEVRFEDIEEDYVRFLVHKGNRMKLDFFLHFMERGGILRSYKVSPIRRISFGELPYETLRDIYSMRKILSGYFKRDVFMYPYPDVEMIEKCRACGAKERGKCCCPVLEKSFYVFCRERCSPKYISECKRCLNMGNSSTHACLDFFFCRRCNEEYRARERLKHF comes from the exons ATGAATCGTAGAAGAAACCGAGGGAATTTCCCTTCCAAG GGCAAAAGTGGAAGATGTTTTATTGCTACCTGCCCAAAGAGGGGAAAATTCTTCAAGAGGCTAGACAATCACCTCTCAAGTTTACACAGAGGTGTTTCAAGAGCTGAAAATGACAATTTGAGTCACAGAAACCAAGATGATCAAGATGGTAGCAGAAAAAtggaaatgtgtcttctttGTGGAGAACAGTTTTTGCAACTGCGTCaccatttgaaaaataaacataaccTGTCTCTGCGCAAATACAGACATCAAACTGGAAAAAAGGATGAAACAAAGGTTGAAAAAAAGGAGAAACAAGAGTGCCATGAAAAGAAACTAGAGTTTGGTGAGGAGGGGGATGAAACAGAGGGAAAAGAGTCAGGGGAGAGAAATGAAAACGATAAGGTGAAAGTAAGTGATATGCTTGAGGAAGAAGAGATGGACAAGGAGATGGTTGAAGAGGATGAGATGAATGGGAAAACTGGAGGGGACAGTTTTGAGAGAGAGATGGTGGAGGATGAGGAGATGGCTGAGAAGGAAGATATGTATAAGAAAACTGAAGAGGACAGGTTCGTGATGAAACTGTTCGACGAGGAAGCGGTAGCTGAGAAAGTAGATACGTATAAAAAAACTGAAGAGGGTAGTACGTTTGTGAGAAGGCTGTTTGATGAGGAGGAGGCAGATGAGAAAGAAGTTCGCTTTGAGGATATTGAAGAGGACTATGTACGGTTTTTAGTTCATAAGGGAAATAGAATGAAATTGGACTTCTTCTTGCATTTCATGGAAAGGGGAGGCATTTTAAGGTCATACAAAGTATCTCCCATAAGAAGAATCTCGTTTGGTGAGCTCCCTTATGAGACTCTAAGAGATATCTACAGTATGCGGAAGATTTTATCTGGCTACTTCAAAAGAGATGTTTTCATGTACCCTTACCCCGATGTGGAAATGATAGAAAAATGCCGTGCTTGTGGTGCCAAGGAACGAGGAAAATGCTGCTGTCCAGTTCTAGAGAAATCCTTCTATGTATTTTGCCGTGAGAGATGTTCTCCCAAGTACATCAGTGAGTGCAAGAGGTGCCTTAACATGGGAAATAGCTCAACACATGCTTGCCTGGACTTCTTCTTCTGTAGAAGGTGCAACGAGGAATACCGTGCCCGAGAAAGATTGAAGCATTTTTAA
- the LOC125561813 gene encoding proteoglycan 4-like isoform X1 yields MRTKYKPQTPNKKIVPRLKACPECGTNCPTACRSCKNENCSYIFAKKVKSNHDAIEKKGTTNPTNQKDMMYYRADVLHQKHQNDIVILTFKKHGLGTTVECYGTEGAGAAFVGHEGEKPAHELGKMVKKMFETFMEEYRKKNRVPDPEPPQPFSFQDGATGGPMLGAPSTAMPHAAAATPSSTTQVPPAPTTSGQQPPAPTTATPQPTAPTTATPQPTAPTTATPQPPAPTTATPQPTAPTTATPQPTAPTTATPQPPAPTTATPQPPAPTTATPQPTAPTTATPQPTAPTTATPQPPAPTKAGQQPTAPTTATPQPTAPTTATPQPTAPTTATPQPPAPTKAVPQATATLCSTTKSTLSASASPPPFTVTSKTDTVMYKKDDIWLAAGILMPHLTTLHGHEIPPNHVCVQLTSVKDNVEAPLVLGNSVENRYLQKGMFFALPKDSLCKAVMVGLNRLALQKLC; encoded by the exons ATGCGTACCAAAT acaAACCACAAACACCAAACAAGAAGATAGTACCACGGCTTAAG GCCTGTCCAGAATGTGGTACAAATTGTCCTACTGCATGTCGCAGCTGCAAAAATGAAAACTGCTCATACATTTTTGCAAAGAAGGTCAAGTCGAACCATGATGCTATTGAAAAGAAAGGGACAACCAACCCAACCAATCAAAAAGACATGATGTAttatagg GCAGACGTCCTGCATCAGAAACACCAAAATGACATTGTCATTttgacatttaaaaaacatgGTCTGGGCACAACAGTAGAGTGCTATGGCACAGAAGGTGCCGGTGCAGCCTTTGTTGGGCACGAGGGAGAGAAGCCTGCCCATGAACTTGGGAAAATGGTTAAGAAAATGTTTGAGACGTTTATGGAAG AATACAGGAAGAAAAACAGGGTACCTGATCCAGAACCACCACAACCCTTCAGTTTTCAAGATGGTGCAACAGGTGGACCAATGCTAGGCGCACCTTCAACAGCTATGCCACATGCTGCTGCTGCCACTCCATCTAGCACAACACAAGTGCCACCAGCACCTACAACATCTGGGCAACAGCCACCAGCACCTACAACAGCTACGCCACAGCCAACAGCACCTACAACAGCTACGCCACAGCCAACAGCACCTACAACAGCTACGCCACAGCCACCAGCACCTACAACAGCTACGCCACAGCCAACAGCACCTACAACAGCTACGCCACAGCCAACAGCACCTACAACAGCTACGCCACAGCCACCAGCACCTACAACAGCTACGCCACAGCCACCAGCACCTACAACAGCTACGCCACAGCCAACAGCACCTACAACAGCTACGCCACAGCCAACAGCACCTACAACAGCTACGCCACAGCCACCAGCACCTACAAAAGCTGGGCAACAGCCAACAGCACCTACAACAGCTACGCCACAGCCAACAGCACCTACAACAGCTACGCCACAGCCAACAGCACCTACAACAGCTACGCCACAGCCACCAGCACCTACAAAAGCTGTGCCACAGGCTACTGCTACTCTTTGTAGCACAACAAAATCTACTTTGTCAGCATCAGCATCCCCACCGCCCTTCACTGTCACATCTAAAACAG aTACGGTAATGTATAAAAAGGATGATATCTGGTTGGCTGCTGGGATTTTGATGCCACATTTAACTACCCTCCATGGCCATGAAATCCCCCCGAACCATGTGTGTGTTCAGCTCACATCAGTCAAGGATAACGTGGAAGCCCCTCTTGTTTTAGGGAATAGCGTGGAGAACAGATATTTGCAAAAGGGGATGTTCTTTGCTCTACCAAAGGATTCCTTGTGTAAAGCAGTAATGGTAGGCCTGAACAGGTTAGCTTTACAGAAATTGTGTTGA
- the LOC116614758 gene encoding uncharacterized protein LOC116614758 isoform X2: protein MEMCLLCGEQFLQLRHHLKNKHNLSLRKYRHQTGKKDETKVEKKEKQECHEKKLEFGEEGDETEGKESGERNENDKVKVSDMLEEEEMDKEMVEEDEMNGKTGGDSFEREMVEDEEMAEKEDMYKKTEEDRFVMKLFDEEAVAEKVDTYKKTEEGSTFVRRLFDEEEADEKEVRFEDIEEDYVRFLVHKGNRMKLDFFLHFMERGGILRSYKVSPIRRISFGELPYETLRDIYSMRKILSGYFKRDVFMYPYPDVEMIEKCRACGAKERGKCCCPVLEKSFYVFCRERCSPKYISECKRCLNMGNSSTHACLDFFFCRRCNEEYRARERLKHF from the coding sequence AtggaaatgtgtcttctttGTGGAGAACAGTTTTTGCAACTGCGTCaccatttgaaaaataaacataaccTGTCTCTGCGCAAATACAGACATCAAACTGGAAAAAAGGATGAAACAAAGGTTGAAAAAAAGGAGAAACAAGAGTGCCATGAAAAGAAACTAGAGTTTGGTGAGGAGGGGGATGAAACAGAGGGAAAAGAGTCAGGGGAGAGAAATGAAAACGATAAGGTGAAAGTAAGTGATATGCTTGAGGAAGAAGAGATGGACAAGGAGATGGTTGAAGAGGATGAGATGAATGGGAAAACTGGAGGGGACAGTTTTGAGAGAGAGATGGTGGAGGATGAGGAGATGGCTGAGAAGGAAGATATGTATAAGAAAACTGAAGAGGACAGGTTCGTGATGAAACTGTTCGACGAGGAAGCGGTAGCTGAGAAAGTAGATACGTATAAAAAAACTGAAGAGGGTAGTACGTTTGTGAGAAGGCTGTTTGATGAGGAGGAGGCAGATGAGAAAGAAGTTCGCTTTGAGGATATTGAAGAGGACTATGTACGGTTTTTAGTTCATAAGGGAAATAGAATGAAATTGGACTTCTTCTTGCATTTCATGGAAAGGGGAGGCATTTTAAGGTCATACAAAGTATCTCCCATAAGAAGAATCTCGTTTGGTGAGCTCCCTTATGAGACTCTAAGAGATATCTACAGTATGCGGAAGATTTTATCTGGCTACTTCAAAAGAGATGTTTTCATGTACCCTTACCCCGATGTGGAAATGATAGAAAAATGCCGTGCTTGTGGTGCCAAGGAACGAGGAAAATGCTGCTGTCCAGTTCTAGAGAAATCCTTCTATGTATTTTGCCGTGAGAGATGTTCTCCCAAGTACATCAGTGAGTGCAAGAGGTGCCTTAACATGGGAAATAGCTCAACACATGCTTGCCTGGACTTCTTCTTCTGTAGAAGGTGCAACGAGGAATACCGTGCCCGAGAAAGATTGAAGCATTTTTAA
- the LOC125561813 gene encoding proteoglycan 4-like isoform X2: protein MTDKPQTPNKKIVPRLKACPECGTNCPTACRSCKNENCSYIFAKKVKSNHDAIEKKGTTNPTNQKDMMYYRADVLHQKHQNDIVILTFKKHGLGTTVECYGTEGAGAAFVGHEGEKPAHELGKMVKKMFETFMEEYRKKNRVPDPEPPQPFSFQDGATGGPMLGAPSTAMPHAAAATPSSTTQVPPAPTTSGQQPPAPTTATPQPTAPTTATPQPTAPTTATPQPPAPTTATPQPTAPTTATPQPTAPTTATPQPPAPTTATPQPPAPTTATPQPTAPTTATPQPTAPTTATPQPPAPTKAGQQPTAPTTATPQPTAPTTATPQPTAPTTATPQPPAPTKAVPQATATLCSTTKSTLSASASPPPFTVTSKTDTVMYKKDDIWLAAGILMPHLTTLHGHEIPPNHVCVQLTSVKDNVEAPLVLGNSVENRYLQKGMFFALPKDSLCKAVMVGLNRLALQKLC, encoded by the exons ATGACTG acaAACCACAAACACCAAACAAGAAGATAGTACCACGGCTTAAG GCCTGTCCAGAATGTGGTACAAATTGTCCTACTGCATGTCGCAGCTGCAAAAATGAAAACTGCTCATACATTTTTGCAAAGAAGGTCAAGTCGAACCATGATGCTATTGAAAAGAAAGGGACAACCAACCCAACCAATCAAAAAGACATGATGTAttatagg GCAGACGTCCTGCATCAGAAACACCAAAATGACATTGTCATTttgacatttaaaaaacatgGTCTGGGCACAACAGTAGAGTGCTATGGCACAGAAGGTGCCGGTGCAGCCTTTGTTGGGCACGAGGGAGAGAAGCCTGCCCATGAACTTGGGAAAATGGTTAAGAAAATGTTTGAGACGTTTATGGAAG AATACAGGAAGAAAAACAGGGTACCTGATCCAGAACCACCACAACCCTTCAGTTTTCAAGATGGTGCAACAGGTGGACCAATGCTAGGCGCACCTTCAACAGCTATGCCACATGCTGCTGCTGCCACTCCATCTAGCACAACACAAGTGCCACCAGCACCTACAACATCTGGGCAACAGCCACCAGCACCTACAACAGCTACGCCACAGCCAACAGCACCTACAACAGCTACGCCACAGCCAACAGCACCTACAACAGCTACGCCACAGCCACCAGCACCTACAACAGCTACGCCACAGCCAACAGCACCTACAACAGCTACGCCACAGCCAACAGCACCTACAACAGCTACGCCACAGCCACCAGCACCTACAACAGCTACGCCACAGCCACCAGCACCTACAACAGCTACGCCACAGCCAACAGCACCTACAACAGCTACGCCACAGCCAACAGCACCTACAACAGCTACGCCACAGCCACCAGCACCTACAAAAGCTGGGCAACAGCCAACAGCACCTACAACAGCTACGCCACAGCCAACAGCACCTACAACAGCTACGCCACAGCCAACAGCACCTACAACAGCTACGCCACAGCCACCAGCACCTACAAAAGCTGTGCCACAGGCTACTGCTACTCTTTGTAGCACAACAAAATCTACTTTGTCAGCATCAGCATCCCCACCGCCCTTCACTGTCACATCTAAAACAG aTACGGTAATGTATAAAAAGGATGATATCTGGTTGGCTGCTGGGATTTTGATGCCACATTTAACTACCCTCCATGGCCATGAAATCCCCCCGAACCATGTGTGTGTTCAGCTCACATCAGTCAAGGATAACGTGGAAGCCCCTCTTGTTTTAGGGAATAGCGTGGAGAACAGATATTTGCAAAAGGGGATGTTCTTTGCTCTACCAAAGGATTCCTTGTGTAAAGCAGTAATGGTAGGCCTGAACAGGTTAGCTTTACAGAAATTGTGTTGA
- the LOC125561813 gene encoding vegetative cell wall protein gp1-like isoform X3 yields the protein MCRKTHVCRTTISHLEPLCVSKRRADVLHQKHQNDIVILTFKKHGLGTTVECYGTEGAGAAFVGHEGEKPAHELGKMVKKMFETFMEEYRKKNRVPDPEPPQPFSFQDGATGGPMLGAPSTAMPHAAAATPSSTTQVPPAPTTSGQQPPAPTTATPQPTAPTTATPQPTAPTTATPQPPAPTTATPQPTAPTTATPQPTAPTTATPQPPAPTTATPQPPAPTTATPQPTAPTTATPQPTAPTTATPQPPAPTKAGQQPTAPTTATPQPTAPTTATPQPTAPTTATPQPPAPTKAVPQATATLCSTTKSTLSASASPPPFTVTSKTDTVMYKKDDIWLAAGILMPHLTTLHGHEIPPNHVCVQLTSVKDNVEAPLVLGNSVENRYLQKGMFFALPKDSLCKAVMVGLNRLALQKLC from the exons ATGTGCAGAAAAACACATGTATGCAGAACCACCATATCGCATTTGGAACCTCTGTGTGTGAGCAAAAGAAGG GCAGACGTCCTGCATCAGAAACACCAAAATGACATTGTCATTttgacatttaaaaaacatgGTCTGGGCACAACAGTAGAGTGCTATGGCACAGAAGGTGCCGGTGCAGCCTTTGTTGGGCACGAGGGAGAGAAGCCTGCCCATGAACTTGGGAAAATGGTTAAGAAAATGTTTGAGACGTTTATGGAAG AATACAGGAAGAAAAACAGGGTACCTGATCCAGAACCACCACAACCCTTCAGTTTTCAAGATGGTGCAACAGGTGGACCAATGCTAGGCGCACCTTCAACAGCTATGCCACATGCTGCTGCTGCCACTCCATCTAGCACAACACAAGTGCCACCAGCACCTACAACATCTGGGCAACAGCCACCAGCACCTACAACAGCTACGCCACAGCCAACAGCACCTACAACAGCTACGCCACAGCCAACAGCACCTACAACAGCTACGCCACAGCCACCAGCACCTACAACAGCTACGCCACAGCCAACAGCACCTACAACAGCTACGCCACAGCCAACAGCACCTACAACAGCTACGCCACAGCCACCAGCACCTACAACAGCTACGCCACAGCCACCAGCACCTACAACAGCTACGCCACAGCCAACAGCACCTACAACAGCTACGCCACAGCCAACAGCACCTACAACAGCTACGCCACAGCCACCAGCACCTACAAAAGCTGGGCAACAGCCAACAGCACCTACAACAGCTACGCCACAGCCAACAGCACCTACAACAGCTACGCCACAGCCAACAGCACCTACAACAGCTACGCCACAGCCACCAGCACCTACAAAAGCTGTGCCACAGGCTACTGCTACTCTTTGTAGCACAACAAAATCTACTTTGTCAGCATCAGCATCCCCACCGCCCTTCACTGTCACATCTAAAACAG aTACGGTAATGTATAAAAAGGATGATATCTGGTTGGCTGCTGGGATTTTGATGCCACATTTAACTACCCTCCATGGCCATGAAATCCCCCCGAACCATGTGTGTGTTCAGCTCACATCAGTCAAGGATAACGTGGAAGCCCCTCTTGTTTTAGGGAATAGCGTGGAGAACAGATATTTGCAAAAGGGGATGTTCTTTGCTCTACCAAAGGATTCCTTGTGTAAAGCAGTAATGGTAGGCCTGAACAGGTTAGCTTTACAGAAATTGTGTTGA